CATATATTAGACTTAAGGTCTTATCATTTCCTAAATGGCCATGGTCATCATGTAATGCTTTCATTACCATAGATCGATATATCTTTGGTAATActatttggtattttttttttttttactcctttcAATTACCCGATATAACAATCCATTAATTATCAATAAATGTTTCCTTTGTCTCTCTAATAACCGTACTTCCTCAGAAGCATTAGATATTACAGGGTCCCAGTTTTTATTACTTTTATTTCTTGTTATTTCAGATATGATAAGTCCAATGTCTGGATCTTTCCTCTGATCTGCCTGTATCTGGGTTTTCCTAAGTTTTGGCAACCCTTCTAATTCTAAATGACTCAACCAACAGTATGATAAAGGCAGAACTTTTTCAGTGGCACCCAATGAACTTAATGATTCTCCTGGGGTAATTTCCTTAATCTGAATATGATGGCACATCCCCCTCACTTCACCAGCAGGTACTTCAATCCATTCATCAATAGCAACACAATTACTTTGATTAGGTATTCGGGATAATGAGTCAGCATCGATACTATTGACTCCGGGcctatatcttaaagaaaaatTATATAGAGCCAAAGCTGCAAGCCATCTGTGTCCTGTTGCATCTAATTTTGCAGTAGTAAGGATGTATGTTAAAGGGTTGTTATCTGTGTGAATCTCAAATGTTACTCCATATAAATATTCATGAAATTTTTCCACCACACACCACTTTAAAGCTAAAAACTCCAATTTGTGTGTGGGGTAATTTCTCTCACTGACAGATAACCCCCTACTAGTAAAGGACACAGGCTTCAACTCTTCTTGATGCTTTTGATACAGTACTCCCCCAATACCTTCTTGTGAAGCATCTATATGAAGTACATATGGAAGTGAAGGGTTTGCATAAGCTAAAACTGGAGCCCcagttagctttgtttttaaagtcTGGAATGCCATTTCACATTCCTGAGTCCACCGTTTTCCAAAAGGTTCATTAGGTTTAAACCAACACTTAGGGGTTATCTTGGTCTCTTTTCCCTTATTAGTAGGTGGATATCCTTTAGTCAAATCCGTAAGAGGTTTTGAAATCTTAGAATAATTGGGAATGAATCTGCGATAGTACCCGCAAAAACCTAAAAAAGATCTGAGTTCTTTTAACTTATTAGGCTTAGGCCAATTTACTACAGCCTCAACCTTCGCAGGGTCAGTGGCAATTCCCTCTCTATTTATAATGTGTCCTAAGTATTTCACTGAGGATCGACATAACTGACATTTGTCAATAGACAACTTCAATCCCCCTTCAATTAATCTATCTAGAACTTTAATAAGACAGGTATTATGCTCTTGAAGGGAACTCCCAAAAACAATGATGTCATCTAAGTAGACAATGACCTCTCTATAGTTCATATCCCCAATTACTTTATCCATTGTCCTCTGGAATGTAGCTGGGGCTCCCTTAATTCCCTGGGGCATTTTTAGGAATTCGAAAAAACCTAATGGGCAAATAAATGCAGTTTTATCTCTATCTTCAGGGCGCATGGGGATCTGGTAGAATCCATTCCGTAGGTCTAATACCGAAAACCATACACTTCCTTGCAAGCAGTCTAAGGCTTCATCAATTTTAGGAACTGTGTACTGGTCTGGGACAGTTCTTGCATTAAGGGTCCTGTAATCTACGCACATACGAATTTTCCCATTTTTCTTTTTAGCAATTACAATTGGAGAAGCATATGGACTACGGGATTCTATTATAATTTGATTCTCTAATAATCCCTTTAAATGTAACCGGACATCTTCAAAATCCGCAGGAGCTATCCTGCGAGATCTTTCACGAAAAGGACTTGTATCTGTGAGTTCTATTCTATGTTCTACTCCTTTTGCCTCTCCTAAATCCCATTCATCAGATGAAAAAGCCTTCCTCCTAATACTCAATTCCCTTATCAATGAATCTTTGTCCTCTTTTAGAATATCGCTATTTTGAAAGCAAACTTCAAATTGACCCTTCTCCACCTCAAGCTTATCTCTCGGTTGAATTACCCAAGCATGTCCTGCTTCAGTAATCTGTTCCTTCCTATGCATATCCTGACACCATTTTGATAATTCATTGTACAATTGGGTTTTAGTACCTATAATTACAGGAAGTTCATTCCTGCCCCCTTGGATCTCAGGACAAATTAGCGCAATAAAAGGGACCTGCAATGGCTTTCCAGGGATTTCTCTATCAAATTCAAGAGTAACTTGTACATATCCTAGGTAAGGATATTTACTTACACTTAAACCCCAGATTATTAATCCATTAAGGGGTTGTATTTTCACATCTGATATGTGTTCATTATACCAGGATTCAAAAATAATTGACACCTGAGACCCACTGTCTAGTAATACTTTACATTtacatattagacttaatacttacaaatggagacagattatcggacgtaaaagtgggtgaaaacctgggatccagtgatcatcaagcagtatggttcagcattaagacggagactgactcgtcccatacaaaaacaaaggtgttgaattttaggaaggctgattttgtagggatgggaaaatgtgtaagcgattctttggcagagtggaggaacttggaaacagtgcaggagaggtgggaaacattaaaatgtgcaatattgaaggcaacagacctttgtatcaaaactgttaggaaaaacacaaggaaaaggaagccagtgtggtttgcaaaagaagtagcaaatattgtgagagcaaaaaagatggcttttaggaaatataagcagacacaaaataatgaagacaaaaagatatatcttgttagacagaaggagacaaagaaggtaatcagatgtgcaaaggcacaagctgagaagaaaatggcccagtcagtgggtaaaggaggcaaattttttttaggtatataagcgaaaggagaaaaacaaaaggcggaattataaaactaaagacggacactgggagtcttgttgaaggagacaatttaatagcagatcatctcaaTGAttattttgctcagtatttactactgaaagagaggggaaggggccacagttaagttgcagggatattcaggaaaatgaaacaagtacatttacagaggagaaggtcctaacagaactctcaaagctgaaagtggacaaatctataggtccagatgggatacatccaaggatactaaaagaacttaaagaggtgctggtagcaccattgacagaattattcaaccagtcattagctacaggagtaattccaggggactggaaaagagcaaacgtagtcccactgcacaaaagtggaagcaaggaagaggcaaacaactacagaccagtgagtcttacatcagtagtagggaaattgatggaaacactcttaaaagaaagagttgtagattatctcaaatccggcaatttactggatcccaaacagcatggattcactgggggtagatcatgtcaaacaaatcttattgacttttttgattgtgtgactaaagtgatggataaaggtggagccatggatatagcttatctagactttagtaaggcttttgacacagttccacatcgcagactgctaaataaacttgaaagtttgggattggatattaggattattgaatggataagatcttggttgaaggatagaaaacagagagttgtggtaaatggagtgcattcacaggagggaaatgctaccagtggagtaccccagggatctgtacttggaccagtgctttttaatatctttattggtgacattgcaaatggcattaaagggaaagtatgcctttttgcagatgacacaaaggtatgcaacagggtagacacaccaggtggggtaaaacaaatgattgaggatctaggtagactagaggaatggtcaagagtctggcaattacagtttaatgccaaaaaatgcaaaatcatgcacttgggtctcaaaaatcctaaagctaaatacagtattaatggcactatactggaaactactgaggaggaaagggatctaggagtcactatttcagatgacttaaaggcaggtaagcaatgtaacaaggcaatgaggaaggctagtcagatgcttggctgcattgggagaggaatcagcagcagaaagaaagaagtaataatgccactgtataggtcattggtacggcctcatctagaatactgtattcagttctggaggccatatcttcaaaaggatattaatacattagaaactgtacaaaggagggcaactaaaatggtgcatggcctacatcacaaaacatacccagaaagactaagaaatctcaatatgtatagtttggagcagagaagggaaaggggggacatgatagaaactttcaaatatatcaagggttttaacaaagtccaggagggaaacattctccaaatgaagagaagcaataggacacgaggacatgcactgagactggagggggggaggttcaggagaaatttgcggaaaaattatttcacagaaagggtagtggacaagtggaatagcctcccatcagaggtggtagaggctaagacagtagagcaatttaaacatgcatgggatagacataaggatatccttacaaagaaataaggatcaaataaggttagagataaaaataatataaaaaaaaagggggcagactagatgggccaagtggttcttgtctgccgacaaattctatgttacaTTTGTTCCCATTAATGGACGCAGAAACTATTGGTGTAGGACCCATCAGACCATCTGGAATTttcccattccaccaggaattccccatagcgcagtagctgacttctagggggactgtgaggggttcacagtCCTCCCCCATCCGTTTCCCTGCCCAGAAAGATTATGGCTATTCAATGCTGTATTATTATCACTAACTCTTTGCGAAAAGTACCCAGTATCAGCAGTGCATTCATAGGCCCTATGCCCTGACCTACCACATTTGAAACATCCTCGGCCTCGATTATTATAATTACTCCCCCTTCCCCTCACAGATATATTATTGTTTGTCCTTGATGAGGAGAGACTAGAATTACTGTTGGTTTGTAAAACCATAAACTGTTCtagttttttattttgttcctctatCATTTTCAGTATTTTTTCTTCAAATGGATTCACTTCCACCATAGGTTGTATcacttttacttttttttatagTTTTCTCTCTCATTTCAATTAATGTCTCCTCTTGCTTTACCTCTTTTAACAGATCATTAAAAGTGGGAGGGGTATCTCTTATCCCTGAACATCTTAACATTTGAGCCACAAAGTCAGCAGTCAAAGCTCCTCTAAGGAGCTGCTTCATCCTACTTCCATCCACTTCCTCTTTAGTAATACCTCCTTTATCAACTATTTTATACAAGAGTTTATCTATCCTAATCAAATAAGCACTAAATTTCTCCCCAGGTTCTTGGAAAGTATGATGAAATCTCGAGGTCAAATCTCCCACATCCTCTAAAGTGCCATATGCGTAATCCAAAGCTTCAAAATAAGTTTCTAGTGTGGCTTGCGAATTGCTTCTTCTAGCTGCCTGAATAATCCCCATGGCTGGTCCCCTCAAACTCTCTACTACCCTTTGCCTTTTTATTTGGTCAGGACATTGCCACTCCTCAGCTTGCTGAACAGCAGCTTCTTTCCACGCTTCGTATGTTTCTTCCCCAAGTGGCACAGGCACTATTCCTGAAAATATTCTTAACCTCCTGTAGCTTCCCTCATAGTGCCATCTCTCTAACTGTGTAACCACTCTATCTACCATGGTCTCAAACTGCCCTCCATTTACATTGGCACCATCCCCCTGGGTATTGCTGCTCTCATTAACCCTCTCTGGGTTTTCAGCAGATGTTGAGATATGAGCACTAACTATTTCTTCCTCACTACTTTTAGGCCATATAATGCGCCACAGTCTTCCAATTTCTCCCCCAGCTACAATCATTGTGGGTATCAACCTAGCATCTAACTCTTTTTCTGTTTCTATCAAAATAGCTACAACTCTCCCGGAATCCTCTCTCCATTTATCTATGATCTGAGGTTTGCTTACTCCATACAATCTGTCTAAAGTCTCTAATACCACATCATCATGAATGTCAGAAAAATTTCCCCCTACTCCCATACATTTTTTTAAGCTTGTTCCTCTCTGCGTACACCAAGTGTATAACTCTCCTTCTGAAATCCTCTCCATTATAGTGTCCTGAATATtcgtctcagcagtgcctccaatttGTAACCCTATCTTACCTCTAGATATGAATCACTAagtcagtgcctccacccaagctaattgttATTTTGGTTTGCCTGGAAAAACCTTGCTAGAAAAGGGTGTACTAATTAACCTATACACATTTAATACCCAAATCCACTAagtcagtgcctccacccaagctaattgttATTTTGGTTTGCCTGGGAAAACCTTGCTAGAAAAGGGTGTACTAATCAACCTATACACATTTAATACCCAAATCCCCTTAGTATAATAACACATTTAATACCTGTTCTTCTTTCCTTTACCTTAGGATCCGGAGAAATCACCACAATATCTGTATGGTAAGTATATTTTtatattaagatatatatatatatatatatatatatatgtatactctaATTACATACTTAATTACTAATTGACAATTTTCCTCTATCTAAATAACTATGCATGTAATACACAATGACACATATTATATGCTCTacttgagtgacccgggtactctcaatCTTTAAATGCGCAGTTGGGGCCCAGtgagtgtattttatctttttgGACTACCTTGACAAGTGACGATGAATTAATCCTCCTTTCTAGCTTGGATTttacatagatggatacaatgcatTGCAAAGAAAAGTTAAATACCATTACTTTGTATCCAGCAGTCTAAAATTGTTATTTAGTTATTCATAGTGGACCTTCCAGTCTTTTCACTGTAATAAGTTACTTTCTTTAGAATACAATGTCTTTAATATCCTTGCTTTCCTTTTACTTTTCTTACTCCTCAGTGAAGAGTCTCTCTACGGTGTAGCTAGCAGATGGTAAGTATGATATTGTATATTTAAATATTTACTGTTGCTCCTCCGTAGATGAAGTCTCGTTACCagtgtgaatataaatatatacaattacTATCTCCATCTCCTTGGTATGCAGCGTTTTATTTAACTGGAGAAAGTAATCTATTCTCTCCTGCAGCTTTTCTGAATACTTATAAGCTCAGGGTGGTTCAGTAGCATTGTGGGAAGTTAGAAATATAATATATTCAAGAAATATTAAATAAGCTAGATGTAATTATGTTAGGCAGCCTTTGCGTATGTCTTTACTTGGCTTCCATAGAACTAGCTGCCCCTATGTCTTTAGTTATGAGCCATTAGAATTTCTCAGAGTTGGCATAATAAAGTCTATTGCCATGTAGTGTTTCCCCTTCACTGACTGAAGGGTTTAAAATCCCATTAGCTTTTAAGGAAAAACATAGTCTATACTTCTGCTGCTATAGGCTAAccccttttatatatatgtatatatatatatatatatatatatatactctgtccaTAGTCTTAGGGGTTAATTATGGACTACTTGTGCCTAGAAATGTTTATCACAGTCTGAGCCCGAGTGCAGCTATATGCTATATGTCTTCTATATTTTGAGGTGCCTTTGCTGtgttacacacatacaggtgtcaaTTTGTTCACTTACACCTCCGGGTAGTCAGCAACACTGTCAGACACTCCCCTGGCTCTCCTCACTGGCTTATCACTGCAGGCACCGCCTCCCTTTCATCTGGAGCTTTAGCACAGGAACAGCCTTTACTGACATCTCTGCTGCCACTAGCGCCGCCTTCCTGTCATTTCTGCTACTGGGACACATGGGCTCTCGCCAGTGTCACCGCCTTCAGCCTTTTTCTTACTGCCcgccaagatgtttacagcagcggCGGGGCAGTGGCATTACAGCGATGCACGTTATAGAGCCTGCCGCCTGGGGATCTTAGAGCAGGTAGGCAACCTTAGCAGCCTTTCCTGCCGCTCAAATCCCGCTCTGATCTCCAGCGGCTCTCCTTGTATGGCTCCGCTACTTGGTCTCTCTCCGGCGGCTGCTGTTATGTTTACAGCGGGTTACAGCTCATATACAGCGCCAGAGATACCCAAGTGCGAGCACTACAAGGGTGATCTGCATTCTGCCTAGCGCCGGCTGAGCTCGCCTTATATACATTCCCTGGTACTGGTCTCGAGGGCCCCCCTTTGCACCCGGCTCCCTGATACTAGCCTCACGGGTCCCCTTTATGCACCCGGCTCTCTCTGTCTCCCGGCGCGCGGTCTCCTCTCTGCACACGGCTTCCCCACAGCTCCCTTCTCTTCTTACCGGCGCGTGGTAGCCGTCTATACACACGGCTCCCGGCGCGCGATCGGTAATTTCTCCCTTGCACTATCTCTGTTATAAATCATGCAAGTATGTAAGTGTAGAAATATAACAATCATTCCTATCCCTATAACACGTTTTTCAtctcattacattacattataccttgctttcttatatatatatatatgtttatattacaATAAATATACATACTTCACtacttacaatatatatatatattcatacaataCTTATTATTTTATAAATACATACAAAGCAAATAAAATCAATATTTCCGCTACATTATCCTGAACAAATTGCATATTGCAAAAGTTCGGAAACAGCAATTTCTCTGCTCAGAGACTATGAACTTGTTTGTTGTTCGAGGAAAAGAAATATTTATCTTGGGCTTGGAGTCTTACGTTACGGAAGTGCTAGAAAATCATCATACATATGTATGAGACTCATTAACATGCCACTGATCTGCCTTAAAACTACACTGGAAGTGTTTTGTGCACCGGATACAAAGCACAGCATGTGCAATCTTGGTATTTATACTTTTAAAGTGATTCGGACAACGCTGTAATATCTCAACATAGGAATGTTTAAGGTACAAATGCGCCAGAAAGGCTAAGTAACATGCCCTCGCCTCTGGGCAGCATTAGTGACATCACAAGCCAGTGACAGTAATGAAAGAAATAACTTACATTATGTTGCCATTATTCACTAGTACATACAATTCTTCATGACTAATATGaagtatatgaaatataaaaacTTAGCTGTACAGTAAAGGTAAAAAGcagtatgcattatacatatgttattacTGTACAGTGCTTTGTTACACCATTGTCATTAAAGGAAAGCTCCAGTCTTTCCCCTCAGGGCCAGatgaagggccacatgggcctgaggCTGAAAATATTTTATggtcctatactgagaaggggagggggtgtgaccagtgctgtgtgggtgtggtaagtgccatgtgggtgtgtacacttcTACACTATCAGACCCACTGTGGAGGCCTGAAGCTGTAGCACCGTctgtcccattgttaatctggcccttggCACAGTCCTCCTGGCTTTTGGTGGCTACTGGGGCGCTTGCTCTCAAACATCAGTAGATATGGAGTCCAGTCTGCTGAGTGGCAGCTGATGGTGATGGACAACTGGCTGGATAGTGAGCCTTTCTGTCTGCAGGTGCTGGAGGTGAAGGGTACAGTAAAAGGGATGGATAGCTAtggtgagtgacaggctgtgtagaggggCCGGTCTgtgggggggagatgtactaagcctttgatagtgataaagtgaagagagatagagtaccagccaatcagctcctaactgccatgttacaggctgtgttcaaaaatgacagcagctgacagATTGGTAGTTTctttctttccactttatcactcatcaaggcttagtacatctgcttatTTCTGTGATAACCAGCAGTGGGTGTAAGTTGCAGGGTCCTTATAGTTTGGACTGGCAGGCAATATGCAGCAGTCTCAAAGGCTGGGCTGTCCATTAGGCGAGCAATGGGCAGAGTTCAAGGATTAGCAGCTGTCACTACTGCTACACTCTACGGTTCACTGGACCTCCTGCACGCACAGACACAGTTTCCCATTCTTCCCCGGGGATGCAGATACTCCTGGTTGACATTCCCATTCCTCAGCACCGCCCTCTAGAAACTTCCACCCCTCTCACCAAAGAACTTCCCGACCAGTGCACAAGATCCTTGTCAACGCACTAAGAGTGCACCAGCATCAGCAGGAGgtccactggaaagttctccatCCCCCAGTTCAGGTGACCATCCGTGCCCACTCAACATTTTCCAGTCAGTCCTTTATTCCATAGCCACTGTCCCCTGCTATATAAATACTTTTATACTAGCAAACAAATTTGGCACTATACCAGTGTGTAATGCAAAAATTCCAAAATTAGTCTATAAATCCATAAAAAGTGTTGTGCATAGAAATAAAACAACTTGTATTGGACGGCCAAGCTTCTCATCTTGATACACACTAACTCCTCTGATCTGAAATGAAAGAAATGGCAGAAACGCCTCCTACTGCAATAGTACTGTATATAAACACCACCAATGTGTAGTGAACAAATATAGGTGGACCCGTACCATTTAGAAAATATATAACAGCTTATCTCTAATCTTGTACTGATCCCCACGAAATCCGCAACCATAACGATTTTTTTAATGCAGATCCAATCCCTCCAATCTGAAATAGAGAACTGACAAAGGCGCTTCCTGGTTTAATAATATATAAACACCACCAGTGTGTGTTAATTCAAATATGGGTGGACCTGTGCCAAATGAGGAATTGTTAAAACAGTGTATCTCAAGTCTTGTAATGATCCACACGAAGTCCTCAACCATATAAAGTTTAaattttttaaatacagatccagaATACGTACAAAACATAACTAAgctaaccccccttcccacagcctaaacctaatcctcccacccctgcagcctaaccgaaACCCTCCCCAcctttcccgcagtctaaccctatccctcaatgcagcctaaccctaaccctccccgcacagCCTAAAACTAGCCCCCCCTTGGCTTACCAAGCAAGCATCACAGCACAGCTCAGTCATGATCCTGGCATTTTGATCCATGTCTGGATGTTGGCATCGGCATTCCAAGCAgtttcgggattccggtgttgggatCTTGACCGGATTCCATATATAAATACACAAAGAAATACCACAAAGAAATGCCTTTCTCATGCGCTAAAAGACTTATTAGTCACACCTCTTGTTGAACCCACTCTTTGTTAGGGCTCTAAAAACAAATACAATACAATAACGGAGAGAGCTACCAAATGTTATTCTTTTTAAAAAAGGACTATTGTTGCCCTTATTATCTACCACTCAGACAAATGTCTATTTAGGctacacatttttctttaaatGTTTGTATGTGTTTTAGTCACAATAAAAAAAGAAGACAGACATAAGGTCATATAAAACATTTTGTATCCACAACCCACACAATACACAATGTATGGAATAATCAAGGCTGTTTCTGTATATTCCAATTTGTGCTTAAACAGTCTTTTTCTACATCAAGGGgatagataccataggtgcagggggtgca
The Pseudophryne corroboree isolate aPseCor3 chromosome 4, aPseCor3.hap2, whole genome shotgun sequence DNA segment above includes these coding regions:
- the LOC134910904 gene encoding paraneoplastic antigen Ma1 homolog, whose protein sequence is MERISEGELYTWCTQRGTSLKKCMGVGGNFSDIHDDVVLETLDRLYGVSKPQIIDKWREDSGRVVAILIETEKELDARLIPTMIVAGGEIGRLWRIIWPKSSEEEIVSAHISTSAENPERVNESSNTQGDGANVNGGQFETMVDRVVTQLERWHYEGSYRRLRIFSGIVPVPLGEETYEAWKEAAVQQAEEWQCPDQIKRQRVVESLRGPAMGIIQAARRSNSQATLETYFEALDYAYGTLEDVGDLTSRFHHTFQEPGEKFSAYLIRIDKLLYKIVDKGGITKEEVDGSRMKQLLRGALTADFVAQMLRCSGIRDTPPTFNDLLKEVKQEETLIEMREKTIKKSKSDTTYGGSESI